From Prevotella melaninogenica, the proteins below share one genomic window:
- the dcm gene encoding DNA (cytosine-5-)-methyltransferase, whose product MSTKNNTYSINQGDWVLCEPIAEYCKKTVQSIRELSLFSVDSNIITKQDDIRVVELFAGVGGFRVGLERASEHYKTIWSNQWEPSTKRQDASIVYCHRFGEQGHSNEDIATVPTSEIPQCDLLVGGFPCQDYSVATTLKRSGGIEGKKGVLWWQIYRILDEMKQKPNYLLFENVDRLLKSPASQRGRDFAIILASLNDLGYTVEWRIINAADYGMPQRRKRTYIIGYKNDLAMTKQIDNPLEWILSKGVMAQAFPLSIDYKNQQTSFRIEGDLSTVSSSFNKGKKESPFENVGIMKNREVTTLEAKAKYDGPLLTLGDILLDDKEIPAEFFIPEEELPRWEYLKGSKTEKRVNKTTGYEYNYSEGSLAFPDFLDRPSRTIITGEGGKGPSRFKHVVYTPNGRYRRLTPLELERLNMFPDYHTEGVSDMRRAFLMGNALVTGIVERIGAVLIKQMG is encoded by the coding sequence ATGTCTACAAAGAATAATACATACAGTATAAATCAAGGCGATTGGGTGCTATGTGAACCTATTGCAGAATACTGTAAGAAAACGGTACAATCAATACGTGAACTATCTCTATTCTCTGTAGATTCTAATATTATAACTAAACAAGATGATATTCGAGTTGTAGAATTGTTTGCAGGTGTTGGAGGCTTTCGTGTAGGATTAGAACGTGCTTCCGAGCATTACAAAACGATATGGAGTAATCAGTGGGAACCATCTACAAAGCGGCAGGATGCTTCTATAGTGTATTGCCATAGATTTGGAGAACAAGGACACAGCAACGAGGATATAGCAACAGTCCCAACAAGTGAGATACCACAATGTGATTTGCTTGTTGGCGGATTTCCATGCCAAGACTATTCTGTTGCAACAACTCTGAAGCGTTCGGGCGGTATTGAAGGTAAGAAAGGTGTGTTATGGTGGCAGATATATCGAATCTTAGACGAGATGAAACAAAAGCCTAACTACTTGCTTTTTGAGAACGTAGATAGACTCTTGAAGTCGCCTGCTTCACAGCGTGGACGTGATTTTGCTATTATTCTTGCTTCATTAAATGACCTTGGCTATACTGTAGAATGGCGTATTATCAATGCTGCAGACTATGGTATGCCACAACGTCGTAAGCGTACTTATATCATAGGTTACAAGAATGACCTTGCTATGACTAAGCAGATAGACAACCCTTTGGAGTGGATTCTGTCTAAAGGTGTAATGGCACAGGCTTTTCCATTGAGCATTGATTATAAAAACCAACAGACAAGTTTTCGTATAGAAGGAGATTTGTCTACCGTTTCATCCTCATTTAATAAAGGTAAGAAGGAATCACCTTTTGAGAATGTAGGTATTATGAAGAATAGGGAGGTCACAACTCTTGAAGCTAAGGCAAAATACGATGGTCCGCTATTAACGTTGGGTGATATACTGTTAGATGATAAAGAAATACCAGCAGAGTTCTTTATTCCTGAAGAAGAACTACCGCGCTGGGAATACTTGAAAGGAAGTAAAACAGAGAAAAGAGTTAATAAAACAACTGGTTACGAATACAACTATTCAGAGGGAAGTTTGGCTTTTCCAGACTTTCTTGACCGTCCGTCACGTACTATCATTACAGGTGAAGGAGGTAAAGGACCGTCCCGCTTCAAACATGTTGTTTATACTCCCAACGGACGTTATCGACGTCTTACCCCACTCGAGTTAGAACGGCTAAATATGTTCCCAGATTATCATACGGAAGGAGTGTCAGATATGCGTCGTGCTTTCCTAATGGGAAATGCACTGGTAACTGGTATCGTTGAGCGTATTGGTGCTGTGTTGATAAAACAAATGGGTTAG
- a CDS encoding Sau3AI family type II restriction endonuclease, with product MENLGYDKTSIASIFEYSKRLIGHSLNEVVDKSLFKELNLQGQGKGGLGQMIEKYYFKYDINNDPTPDFQEAGLELKATGLKKNKGGELQIKERLVCDMIDYCSVVNEQFETSLFYLKCRIMLLIFYLYEKGVSKWDLRYIYTVIWQLPEKDLLIIRQDFDTIVNKIKKGEAHELSEGDTDYLAACRKGKKGEKDRKQPFSDIPAPRRAFSLKPAYMRTILSYVKDQKRSDVSNIEIPSIATGLVSETDLKGDTLEGIILKRIKPWIGKSVQDIIDYYQPGLMVNAKDINYVVSCLIVSDGKFNGRGKQHIEKADEFVKSGLRLKTIPVFSNNRLKEAMSYENIDYEELYNNDNWFDSTTYELFSSRFLFMVFRHPNIQSGSFHFDYGPMILEKAFFWTMSQKDLKIAEEYWLDIRKHVLRNEIGLDYFWKAGWSNKNGKHFHVRPKGTKNSYLGAADNPNGGKADKYCYWFNKEYVTNIIENNK from the coding sequence ATGGAAAACCTTGGGTACGATAAGACAAGTATTGCCTCAATCTTTGAATATAGTAAAAGATTGATAGGGCATTCATTGAATGAAGTTGTTGATAAATCATTATTTAAGGAGCTGAATCTACAAGGACAAGGCAAAGGTGGTCTTGGACAGATGATAGAAAAATACTACTTCAAGTATGATATTAACAACGACCCTACTCCAGATTTTCAAGAGGCTGGATTAGAGCTGAAAGCAACAGGCTTAAAGAAAAACAAAGGTGGAGAATTACAGATAAAAGAACGATTAGTTTGTGATATGATAGATTACTGTTCTGTTGTTAACGAGCAGTTTGAAACATCTCTCTTTTATCTAAAGTGTCGTATAATGTTACTTATATTCTACCTTTATGAAAAAGGTGTAAGTAAGTGGGATTTACGATATATCTATACGGTAATTTGGCAATTACCAGAAAAAGACTTGTTAATTATAAGACAAGATTTTGATACTATTGTCAATAAGATTAAGAAAGGTGAAGCTCACGAACTGTCAGAGGGAGATACTGATTACCTTGCTGCATGCCGTAAAGGAAAAAAAGGAGAAAAAGATAGGAAACAGCCTTTTTCTGATATCCCTGCACCAAGACGTGCCTTCTCTTTGAAGCCAGCTTATATGCGTACGATACTTTCCTACGTGAAAGATCAGAAAAGGAGTGATGTCAGTAATATAGAGATTCCCTCAATAGCTACAGGGCTTGTGTCAGAAACTGATTTGAAAGGAGACACCCTAGAGGGCATTATATTGAAAAGAATTAAACCTTGGATAGGAAAGTCTGTTCAAGATATTATTGATTATTACCAGCCAGGTTTGATGGTTAATGCAAAAGATATCAATTATGTGGTATCATGTTTGATAGTCTCTGATGGTAAATTTAACGGACGTGGTAAGCAACATATAGAAAAGGCAGATGAATTTGTTAAATCAGGTTTAAGGCTGAAGACAATACCGGTATTTTCAAACAATAGACTTAAAGAGGCTATGTCGTATGAGAATATTGATTATGAAGAGTTATACAATAATGATAATTGGTTTGATTCAACAACCTATGAACTTTTCTCTAGCAGATTCCTCTTTATGGTTTTTCGTCATCCGAATATTCAGTCAGGAAGTTTCCACTTTGATTATGGACCAATGATTTTAGAAAAGGCTTTCTTTTGGACTATGTCTCAAAAAGACTTAAAAATAGCAGAGGAGTACTGGCTAGACATCAGAAAACATGTACTGAGAAATGAAATAGGACTTGATTACTTTTGGAAAGCTGGTTGGAGTAATAAAAACGGCAAACACTTTCATGTCCGTCCAAAGGGTACAAAAAACAGTTATCTTGGCGCTGCAGATAATCCTAATGGAGGAAAAGCGGATAAATACTGTTATTGGTTTAACAAAGAATACGTAACAAACATTATTGAAAATAATAAATAA
- a CDS encoding glycoside hydrolase family 43 protein — protein MKKILLLLMLMMSLLTIHAQAPTIGGEWKDSTGKHINAHGGNIIRYKDTYYWYGESRSADGKPYSSLGVSCYTSKNLTNWTNRGLVLPVSNEAGSDIEGGCIIERPKVLYNKQTRKFVMWFHLELKGRGYGAARAGVAVSATPLGPFRFVRSGRVNAGIYPIGFSKTDTTDLRQRLHEPEDKAWWTPAWYKQIERGMFFMRDLEGGQMSRDMTIFVDDDGKAYHIYSSEDNLTLHIAQLTDDYMQHNGTFIRVAAGGQNEAPTIFKKDDIYWMITSGCTGWAPNAARMFRAKNIFGPWEQLPNPCRGDGADKTFGAQGTYIYKIETTAAKKLFGGAEYVFMADIWNPKQLSDSRHLWLPIRFEEGKPVIQK, from the coding sequence ATGAAAAAGATATTGTTATTACTGATGCTAATGATGTCGTTGCTTACTATTCATGCGCAAGCACCGACGATAGGAGGCGAATGGAAGGACAGCACGGGCAAACATATTAATGCACACGGCGGAAACATCATTCGCTATAAGGATACGTATTATTGGTATGGTGAGAGCCGTTCAGCGGATGGGAAGCCATATAGCTCGCTGGGAGTCAGCTGTTATACATCAAAGAATCTAACGAACTGGACGAACAGGGGGCTGGTGCTGCCTGTGAGCAATGAAGCAGGTAGCGACATCGAAGGAGGCTGTATCATTGAGCGACCAAAGGTGTTATATAATAAGCAGACACGGAAGTTTGTGATGTGGTTCCACTTGGAGTTGAAAGGACGTGGCTATGGGGCAGCTCGTGCTGGAGTTGCAGTGAGCGCCACACCACTTGGTCCATTCCGTTTTGTGCGGTCGGGACGTGTCAATGCAGGAATCTATCCAATAGGCTTCTCAAAGACTGACACAACAGACTTACGACAGCGGCTTCATGAGCCAGAAGATAAAGCATGGTGGACGCCTGCTTGGTACAAACAGATAGAGCGTGGAATGTTCTTTATGCGTGACTTGGAAGGCGGTCAGATGTCACGTGACATGACGATTTTTGTCGATGATGACGGTAAGGCATATCATATCTATTCATCGGAGGATAACCTCACCCTACATATTGCACAGCTCACTGACGACTATATGCAACATAATGGTACGTTTATACGTGTTGCAGCAGGAGGTCAGAATGAGGCTCCGACAATCTTCAAGAAAGACGATATATACTGGATGATAACAAGCGGTTGCACTGGTTGGGCACCAAATGCTGCTCGAATGTTCCGTGCAAAGAATATCTTTGGACCATGGGAACAATTGCCTAACCCCTGCCGTGGCGATGGTGCTGACAAGACTTTTGGTGCACAGGGTACATATATCTATAAGATTGAGACGACAGCAGCGAAGAAATTGTTTGGTGGTGCAGAGTATGTTTTTATGGCGGATATATGGAACCCAAAGCAGCTGAGTGATAGTAGACATCTTTGGTTACCCATTCGCTTTGAAGAGGGAAAGCCAGTGATACAGAAGTAA
- a CDS encoding DUF1735 and LamG domain-containing protein, producing the protein MNKHIFKHIAVAFAACCVVSCQDSESDLLKQKVYFDGNLQKVEMPDTGSSLDVDIASRLSNKQGEAVDVSYSLADSSLVALYNSKYGTDYVAFKHQNVTFSKTSSTIAAGSIYADKVSLTLNNLDQLEAGKNYMLPIKLHSASTPVIDGEDVEYIVLAKPVKITKAGDFYNKYISVKFPAGTYFKSFTYEALVHSIWWGSNCTIMGSEGLMIFRVGDVGGGISAGILQIAGRQHYEAPEKLQIYKWYHVAVTFDQATGKTVMYLNGTKWAESAWNISGFDPNADVGFNIGKIPGFPWGERPFYGYMSEVRVWSVARTENQIKQNMLGVNPKSDGLELYFKMDGSETVNGNKIKDAAKGIECTTGGLEFATLAQPVTMKDLQ; encoded by the coding sequence ATGAATAAGCATATTTTCAAACATATTGCTGTGGCGTTTGCCGCATGCTGTGTGGTGAGTTGCCAGGACAGTGAGAGCGATTTGTTGAAGCAGAAGGTCTATTTTGATGGTAATCTGCAGAAAGTCGAAATGCCAGACACTGGTTCAAGCTTAGATGTTGATATTGCTTCTCGCCTTTCTAATAAGCAAGGTGAGGCGGTGGATGTTTCTTATTCACTTGCCGACTCATCACTGGTTGCTCTTTATAATAGCAAGTATGGAACAGACTATGTTGCTTTCAAGCATCAGAATGTTACGTTCAGTAAGACTTCTTCAACGATAGCTGCAGGAAGCATCTACGCTGACAAGGTGTCGTTGACGCTTAATAATCTTGATCAGTTAGAGGCTGGTAAGAACTATATGTTGCCTATCAAGCTTCATTCTGCTTCTACACCTGTCATTGATGGCGAGGACGTTGAGTATATTGTTTTGGCTAAACCTGTCAAGATTACGAAGGCTGGTGATTTCTATAACAAGTATATCTCTGTGAAGTTCCCTGCTGGAACCTACTTTAAGTCATTTACTTACGAGGCTTTAGTTCATTCTATCTGGTGGGGCAGCAACTGTACCATCATGGGTTCTGAGGGTCTGATGATTTTCCGTGTTGGTGATGTTGGTGGTGGAATCTCTGCTGGTATTCTTCAGATAGCAGGTAGACAGCACTACGAAGCACCTGAGAAACTTCAGATTTATAAGTGGTATCATGTGGCAGTAACCTTCGATCAAGCAACGGGTAAGACCGTTATGTACCTTAATGGTACGAAGTGGGCGGAGTCTGCATGGAACATCTCTGGTTTCGATCCTAACGCTGATGTTGGCTTCAACATTGGTAAGATTCCGGGCTTCCCTTGGGGTGAGCGTCCATTCTATGGTTATATGAGTGAGGTTCGTGTATGGAGTGTTGCTCGTACCGAGAATCAGATTAAGCAGAATATGTTAGGTGTTAATCCTAAGTCTGACGGCTTGGAACTCTATTTCAAGATGGATGGCTCAGAGACCGTAAATGGCAATAAGATTAAGGATGCTGCTAAGGGTATCGAGTGTACCACTGGTGGTCTTGAGTTTGCTACTCTTGCTCAGCCTGTTACAATGAAGGATCTTCAATAA
- a CDS encoding glycoside hydrolase family 18 has translation MKNFKYISSLVLLCAGVLFCGCSKMTEVENEPYDHIGGYNTMNNAESEKYYADLRAYKQQAVNYGRPVAFGWYSNWSPAGTYRRGYLTSMPDSMDIVSMWSGAPNRFNITPEQKKDKEFVQKVKGTKLLEVTLLSYIGKGRTPDSVYTAVEKQAEKEGWANDQARVEEAKKKARWKFWGYEGVAGSDNHKQALARFAKALCDSLVANDWDGYDIDWEIGSGVFDMDGTLSTNADLVYLVKEMNKYIGPKSDPDHKGHRLICIDGHFGGLTEDLDGYVDYWIDQAYGRVTHFDYYGVDPKTIITTDNFESSFKSGGQLLRQAKSMPSKGYKGGVGAYRFDNDYDNTPNYKWMRQAIQINQQVFKERMGQTAQP, from the coding sequence ATGAAAAACTTTAAATACATCAGTTCGTTGGTATTGCTCTGTGCAGGAGTCCTTTTCTGTGGATGTAGCAAGATGACAGAGGTAGAGAACGAACCTTACGATCATATCGGTGGATATAATACGATGAACAATGCTGAGAGCGAGAAGTATTATGCCGATTTGAGAGCTTATAAGCAGCAAGCTGTTAACTATGGTCGTCCTGTTGCCTTCGGTTGGTATTCTAACTGGTCGCCAGCAGGTACCTATCGCCGTGGCTATCTTACTTCTATGCCAGATAGTATGGACATTGTTTCCATGTGGAGTGGTGCACCTAACCGCTTTAATATTACACCTGAGCAGAAGAAGGACAAGGAGTTTGTGCAGAAGGTGAAGGGTACAAAACTCTTGGAAGTTACACTCTTGTCTTACATTGGTAAGGGTAGAACTCCTGACTCTGTCTATACTGCTGTTGAGAAGCAGGCTGAGAAAGAGGGTTGGGCAAACGACCAAGCTCGCGTTGAAGAAGCTAAGAAGAAGGCGCGTTGGAAGTTCTGGGGCTACGAGGGTGTTGCTGGTTCTGACAACCATAAGCAGGCTTTGGCTCGTTTTGCTAAGGCTCTCTGTGACTCATTGGTAGCCAATGACTGGGACGGTTACGATATCGACTGGGAGATTGGCAGTGGTGTCTTCGATATGGATGGTACACTCAGTACCAATGCCGACCTCGTTTACTTGGTAAAGGAGATGAACAAGTACATCGGTCCTAAGAGTGATCCAGATCACAAGGGCCACCGTCTTATCTGTATTGATGGACACTTTGGTGGACTTACTGAGGATTTAGATGGATATGTTGACTACTGGATTGATCAGGCATACGGTCGTGTAACTCATTTCGATTACTATGGTGTTGACCCAAAGACAATTATCACAACCGATAACTTTGAGTCATCTTTCAAGAGTGGTGGTCAGTTGTTAAGACAAGCCAAAAGTATGCCTTCTAAGGGTTACAAGGGTGGAGTAGGTGCTTATCGTTTCGATAACGACTATGACAATACCCCTAACTACAAGTGGATGCGTCAGGCAATTCAGATTAACCAACAGGTGTTCAAGGAGAGGATGGGGCAAACCGCTCAACCTTAA
- a CDS encoding RagB/SusD family nutrient uptake outer membrane protein, producing MKTKAYKYIVGVLALSLFTACDFQKVNTNEFELLPEEGLMDGISIGGPITAMQKCVFPVGTQADGTSVANRYQTAYNLAADCWSGYFGQNNNWGGPNNLNYFLKDGWVASSYTESYSTVVPLWQDLKGKTETQFPEVFALAQILKISAWHKATDMFGPIPYKEAGKGLITVPYDSQEEVYKAMFKELSDAIEVLTKYADNGNSKLLPNADAVYAGDVHKWVVYANSLMLRLAMRVYYADAALSKKYALQAVNHSYGVMKIKDDEAKMERGASLEFKNNLDVLINQYNECRMGSSMLAYLGGYQDPRLPKYFNTSTVSQAVTVGTYGKYSGVPTGHDVSSNDAFKDSSRPAITSTTPTYWMRASEVYFLLAEAALHGFAVGGTAESLYEKGIEMSFEENGIASSEVADYMSSGLKPSAYSFHLTNPGVNVDVPAVTEATTAWSGTDEEKLEKIMIQKWIALYPNGQEAWTEYRRTGYPKLHSVVTNYSNGEVDSEVGIRRMRFPTNKSTSAEDIANLESARKLLRGGLDKAGTRLWWDNKNH from the coding sequence ATGAAGACAAAAGCATATAAATATATCGTAGGTGTCCTTGCGCTGTCCTTGTTTACGGCTTGTGACTTCCAAAAGGTAAACACTAACGAATTTGAACTCCTCCCAGAGGAGGGATTGATGGATGGTATTTCTATTGGGGGTCCTATAACCGCCATGCAGAAATGCGTCTTCCCAGTAGGAACACAGGCAGATGGTACCAGTGTTGCTAATAGATATCAAACAGCCTATAACCTTGCAGCAGATTGTTGGAGTGGTTATTTCGGTCAGAATAATAACTGGGGTGGTCCTAATAACCTCAACTATTTCCTCAAGGATGGTTGGGTAGCATCGTCTTATACCGAGTCTTACTCTACTGTTGTACCTTTGTGGCAAGACTTAAAGGGTAAGACTGAGACTCAGTTCCCAGAGGTTTTCGCCTTAGCACAGATCCTGAAAATCTCTGCATGGCATAAGGCTACCGATATGTTCGGACCTATCCCTTATAAGGAGGCAGGTAAAGGACTTATCACTGTGCCATACGATAGTCAGGAAGAAGTGTATAAGGCAATGTTCAAGGAACTCTCAGATGCTATTGAGGTGTTGACAAAGTACGCTGATAATGGTAACAGCAAACTCTTGCCAAATGCTGATGCTGTCTATGCAGGCGACGTTCACAAGTGGGTTGTGTATGCTAACTCTTTGATGTTACGTCTTGCTATGCGTGTTTATTATGCTGATGCTGCACTCTCAAAGAAGTATGCTTTACAGGCTGTCAATCATTCTTATGGCGTGATGAAGATCAAGGATGATGAGGCTAAGATGGAGAGAGGTGCAAGCTTGGAGTTCAAGAACAACCTCGATGTTCTTATCAACCAGTATAACGAGTGCCGTATGGGTTCTTCTATGTTGGCTTACTTAGGTGGTTATCAAGACCCACGTTTGCCAAAGTACTTCAATACAAGTACTGTTTCTCAGGCTGTGACTGTGGGCACATACGGAAAGTATTCAGGTGTACCAACAGGTCATGACGTAAGTTCTAACGATGCTTTCAAGGATTCTTCTCGTCCAGCTATCACAAGTACAACTCCTACTTATTGGATGCGTGCTTCTGAGGTTTACTTCCTCTTGGCTGAGGCTGCTCTACATGGATTCGCTGTGGGTGGTACTGCTGAGTCACTTTATGAGAAGGGTATCGAGATGTCATTTGAAGAGAATGGTATTGCAAGTTCTGAGGTAGCAGACTATATGTCGTCTGGTCTCAAGCCATCTGCTTACAGTTTCCATCTCACCAATCCAGGTGTGAATGTTGACGTACCAGCAGTAACAGAGGCTACTACAGCATGGAGTGGAACCGATGAGGAGAAACTTGAGAAGATTATGATACAGAAGTGGATTGCACTCTATCCTAACGGACAAGAGGCTTGGACTGAGTATCGTCGTACAGGTTATCCTAAGTTGCATAGTGTGGTTACAAACTATAGCAACGGTGAGGTTGATAGCGAGGTAGGCATCCGTCGTATGCGCTTCCCAACTAATAAGTCTACATCGGCAGAGGATATCGCCAACTTAGAGAGTGCACGCAAGCTACTTCGTGGCGGTCTGGATAAGGCTGGAACACGTTTGTGGTGGGACAATAAGAATCATTAA